From Streptomyces sp. NBC_00690, a single genomic window includes:
- a CDS encoding ABC transporter ATP-binding protein encodes MIPEGSLLVAEDIHKSYAHTPALAGASFSIHPGEVVAVLGPSGSGKSTLLHCLAGIVPPDAGKIRYAGQDLCALSDAERSALRRTEFGFVFQFGQLVPELSCTENVALPLRLAGVRRKAAEATAAEWLERLEVADVGAKRPGEISGGQGQRVAVARALVTSPRVVFADEPTGALDSYSGERVMELLTEAARSTNAAVVLVTHETRVAAYSDREIVVRDGRTRDPDHTL; translated from the coding sequence ATGATCCCCGAGGGATCCCTCCTGGTCGCCGAGGACATCCACAAGTCCTACGCCCACACCCCGGCGCTGGCCGGTGCCTCCTTCTCCATCCACCCCGGCGAGGTGGTGGCGGTGCTGGGCCCGTCCGGCTCGGGGAAGTCGACGCTGTTGCACTGTCTCGCGGGGATCGTCCCGCCGGACGCCGGCAAGATCCGCTACGCCGGACAGGACCTGTGCGCGCTCTCAGACGCCGAGCGCAGCGCCCTGCGACGTACCGAATTCGGGTTCGTCTTCCAGTTCGGGCAACTCGTCCCGGAGTTGAGCTGTACGGAGAACGTGGCCCTGCCGCTGCGGCTGGCCGGGGTCCGTCGCAAGGCGGCCGAGGCGACCGCCGCGGAGTGGCTGGAGCGTCTGGAGGTCGCGGACGTGGGCGCCAAGCGGCCCGGGGAGATCTCCGGTGGGCAGGGGCAACGCGTGGCCGTCGCCCGTGCCCTGGTGACCTCGCCGCGGGTTGTGTTCGCCGACGAGCCGACCGGAGCCCTGGATTCCTACAGCGGTGAGCGGGTCATGGAGTTGCTGACCGAGGCGGCGCGGTCCACGAACGCCGCCGTCGTCCTTGTCACCCACGAGACCCGGGTGGCCGCCTACTCGGACCGGGAGATCGTCGTCCGCGACGGCAGGACCCGGGACCCCGACCACACCCTGTGA
- a CDS encoding PadR family transcriptional regulator, translated as MSIGHTLLALLESGPRHGYDLKRAFDEKFGQDRPLHYGQVYSTMSRLLKNGLVEVDGMEAGGGPERKRYAITEAGITDVSLWLTQPEKPEPYLQSTLYTKVVIALLTGRSAAALLDTQRAEHLRLMRVLTDRKRHGDLADQLICDHALFHLEADLRWLELTSTRLDRLAAEVGA; from the coding sequence ATGTCGATAGGTCACACCCTCCTCGCGCTCCTGGAATCCGGGCCGCGCCACGGTTACGACCTCAAGCGCGCCTTCGACGAAAAGTTCGGGCAGGACCGTCCTCTGCACTACGGGCAGGTCTACTCGACGATGTCGCGGCTGCTCAAGAACGGGCTGGTCGAAGTCGACGGCATGGAGGCCGGCGGAGGGCCGGAGCGCAAGCGCTACGCCATCACCGAAGCCGGGATCACCGATGTGTCCCTCTGGCTCACCCAGCCGGAGAAGCCGGAGCCCTACCTCCAGTCCACTCTGTACACCAAGGTCGTCATCGCCCTGCTCACCGGCCGGAGCGCCGCGGCCCTGCTGGACACCCAGCGCGCCGAGCACCTACGGCTGATGCGCGTGCTCACCGACCGCAAGCGGCACGGCGACCTGGCGGACCAACTGATCTGCGATCACGCGCTGTTCCATCTCGAAGCCGATCTGCGCTGGCTGGAGCTGACCTCCACCCGGCTGGACCGGCTCGCTGCGGAGGTCGGCGCATGA
- a CDS encoding transglycosylase domain-containing protein: MGRAEARRARETGARQSRRAAAPRGIRRFFTWKKVLGTFLGLVVLLAGAFFVVYLLVPVPTANAHAEMQSNVYKYSDGKILTRTGKVNREIIGLEKIPEDVRYTFVAAENKSFHKDHGIDLKGTTRGLVSTLTGRGKQGGSTITQQYVKNYYLDQDQTLTRKLKELVISLKVDQKRSKDEILAGYINTSYYGRGAYGIQAAAQAYYGVDAGKLTLAQGAYLAALLQAPSQYDWAVASDTGKKLASERWRYTLNNMVEEGWLDAAERDRLTFPVPKAPKAAPGMEGQTGYLVEAANAELARQGVSEEDIKAGGWTITLTVDSKRQKALEKAVQKELEAKLDRKGDKKDATVQAGATSVDPETGAVVALYGGVGATEHWLSNATRRDYTPASTFKPVVLASALENESKTQDEQPIGLNTMYDGTSKRPVEGSDTPFNPENEDDRDWGPVTVQKATNSSINSVYAQMIVDVGPDKTKRTALDLGMRDGKDWPERPAMSLGTMHASTWDMAGVYATLDNHGKKVTPTILKSAKHQLRKPDLADPIGRQVVSRGTADTVTSAMEDVVRNGSGRNAQGNYDAAGKTGTAENNFAAWFVGYTPKLVTAVALFGEKQDGTGRVTLTDTISPGRTGGGGVPARIWQEYTAKALGQDADARFDLEVKEPARSEPEPEPSPSEESSPSPSESAEPSDEPSPSRSEPEPEPSSDKPSPSRSEAEPEPSTSSSRSTEPNPRPSRSGRPTQGSEGSGSRE; the protein is encoded by the coding sequence ATGGGCCGAGCGGAAGCCCGACGGGCGCGGGAAACCGGCGCCCGCCAGTCCAGAAGGGCCGCCGCGCCCCGGGGCATACGACGCTTCTTCACCTGGAAGAAGGTCCTGGGCACCTTCCTGGGACTCGTCGTGCTCCTCGCGGGCGCCTTCTTCGTCGTCTACCTGTTGGTCCCGGTGCCCACCGCCAACGCCCACGCGGAGATGCAGAGCAACGTCTACAAGTACAGCGACGGCAAGATCCTGACCCGTACCGGCAAGGTCAACCGCGAGATCATCGGGCTGGAGAAGATCCCCGAGGACGTGCGCTACACCTTTGTCGCGGCGGAGAACAAGTCGTTCCACAAGGACCACGGGATCGACCTCAAGGGCACCACCCGCGGACTCGTCAGCACCTTGACCGGCCGCGGCAAGCAGGGTGGCTCCACGATCACCCAGCAGTACGTCAAGAACTACTACCTGGACCAGGACCAGACGCTCACCCGCAAGCTCAAGGAACTGGTGATCTCGCTCAAGGTCGACCAGAAGAGAAGCAAGGACGAGATCCTCGCCGGGTACATCAACACCAGCTATTACGGGCGGGGCGCCTACGGAATCCAGGCCGCAGCCCAGGCGTACTACGGCGTCGACGCCGGAAAACTGACCCTCGCACAGGGCGCGTATCTGGCCGCGCTGCTTCAGGCGCCCAGCCAGTACGACTGGGCGGTGGCCTCCGACACCGGCAAGAAGCTGGCCAGCGAGCGCTGGCGGTACACCCTGAACAACATGGTCGAGGAAGGCTGGTTGGACGCCGCCGAACGCGACCGGCTGACCTTCCCCGTGCCCAAGGCGCCGAAGGCAGCCCCCGGCATGGAGGGGCAGACCGGCTACCTCGTCGAGGCCGCCAACGCCGAACTCGCCCGCCAGGGAGTCAGCGAAGAGGACATCAAGGCCGGCGGTTGGACGATCACGCTCACCGTCGACAGCAAGCGGCAGAAGGCATTGGAGAAGGCCGTCCAGAAGGAGTTGGAGGCCAAGCTCGACCGCAAGGGCGACAAGAAGGACGCCACCGTCCAGGCCGGAGCCACCTCCGTCGACCCCGAGACCGGTGCCGTCGTCGCGCTCTACGGCGGTGTCGGTGCCACCGAGCACTGGCTCTCCAACGCCACCCGCCGTGACTACACCCCGGCGTCCACCTTCAAGCCGGTGGTCCTCGCCTCCGCCCTGGAGAACGAGTCGAAGACGCAGGACGAGCAGCCGATCGGCCTCAACACCATGTACGACGGCACCAGCAAGCGTCCCGTCGAAGGCAGCGACACCCCCTTCAACCCGGAGAACGAGGACGATCGCGACTGGGGCCCGGTCACCGTGCAGAAGGCCACCAACAGCTCGATCAACTCCGTCTATGCGCAGATGATCGTCGACGTCGGGCCGGACAAGACCAAGCGGACCGCCCTCGACCTCGGAATGCGGGACGGCAAGGACTGGCCCGAGCGCCCCGCGATGTCGCTCGGCACCATGCACGCGTCGACGTGGGACATGGCCGGGGTGTACGCGACGCTCGACAACCACGGCAAGAAGGTCACACCGACCATCCTGAAGTCGGCGAAGCACCAGTTGCGCAAGCCGGACCTGGCGGACCCGATCGGGCGCCAGGTCGTCAGCCGGGGCACCGCCGACACCGTCACCTCCGCCATGGAGGACGTCGTCCGCAACGGCTCAGGCCGCAATGCTCAGGGCAATTACGACGCCGCAGGCAAGACCGGTACCGCGGAGAACAACTTCGCCGCCTGGTTCGTTGGCTACACGCCCAAGCTCGTCACCGCAGTCGCCCTGTTCGGCGAGAAGCAGGACGGCACCGGCCGGGTCACCCTGACCGACACCATCAGCCCCGGACGCACGGGCGGCGGTGGCGTTCCGGCCCGGATCTGGCAGGAGTACACGGCCAAGGCGCTCGGCCAGGACGCGGACGCCCGCTTCGACCTGGAGGTCAAGGAGCCCGCCCGCAGCGAGCCTGAACCGGAGCCCTCGCCGTCGGAAGAGTCGAGTCCGTCCCCGAGCGAGTCGGCCGAGCCGTCCGACGAGCCGTCGCCGAGCCGCTCGGAGCCGGAGCCCGAGCCATCGTCCGACAAGCCGTCGCCGAGCAGGTCCGAGGCGGAACCCGAGCCCTCGACCAGCAGTAGCCGATCGACGGAGCCCAACCCCAGGCCCAGCAGGTCCGGCCGGCCCACCCAGGGCAGCGAGGGCAGCGGCTCCCGCGAATGA
- a CDS encoding catalase, translating into MTETSPKAPYTTNNAGIPVESDEHSLTVGPAGPILLQDHYLIEKMAQFNRERVPERVVHAKGSGAYGFFEVTHDVSQFTKADLFQPGKRTDMLARFSTVAGELGSPDTWRDPRGFALKFYTEHGNYDMVGNNTPVFFVRDPIKFQDFIRSQKRHPATGLRNNEMQWDFWTLSPESAHQVTWLMGDRGIPRSYRFMNGYSSHTYMWVNAGGERFWVKYHFKTDQGIEFLTQDEADELAGHDGDKHRRDLYEAIESGDAPTWSLKVQIMPFEDAPDYRFNPFDLTKVWPHGDYPLIDVGRMVLNKNPDDYFVHIEQAAFEPSNLVPGIGPSPDKMLLGRLFSYPDTHRYRIGPNYAQLPPNRPHSAVNSYAKDGPMRYVPSNASMPYAPNSFGGPAADVDRFGDPAGWATAGDMVREATRLHREDDDWGQAGTQVREVLDDAARDRLVANVSGHLLQGVSRPILDRAFQYWRNIDKGIGDRIANKVNGG; encoded by the coding sequence GTGACCGAGACATCGCCCAAAGCTCCCTACACGACCAACAACGCCGGTATCCCGGTGGAGAGCGACGAGCACTCGCTCACCGTCGGCCCTGCGGGGCCGATCCTGCTCCAGGACCACTATCTGATCGAGAAGATGGCCCAGTTCAATCGGGAGCGGGTCCCCGAACGGGTGGTGCACGCCAAGGGATCGGGAGCGTACGGCTTCTTCGAGGTCACCCATGACGTCAGCCAGTTCACCAAGGCGGACCTCTTCCAACCGGGGAAGCGCACCGACATGCTGGCCCGGTTCTCGACGGTCGCCGGTGAGCTGGGTTCGCCCGACACCTGGCGCGACCCGCGCGGATTCGCGCTGAAGTTCTACACCGAGCACGGCAACTACGACATGGTCGGCAACAACACGCCGGTCTTCTTCGTGCGTGACCCGATCAAGTTCCAGGACTTCATCCGTTCGCAGAAGCGGCACCCGGCGACCGGGCTGCGCAACAACGAGATGCAGTGGGACTTCTGGACGCTCTCGCCTGAGAGCGCCCACCAGGTCACCTGGCTGATGGGTGACCGCGGCATCCCCCGCTCCTACCGGTTCATGAACGGCTACAGCTCGCACACGTATATGTGGGTCAACGCCGGCGGTGAGCGGTTCTGGGTGAAGTACCACTTCAAGACCGACCAGGGCATCGAGTTCCTCACTCAGGACGAGGCCGATGAGCTGGCCGGGCACGACGGGGACAAGCACCGCCGGGACCTGTACGAGGCGATCGAGTCCGGGGACGCTCCGACCTGGAGCCTAAAGGTGCAGATCATGCCCTTCGAGGACGCGCCGGACTACCGGTTCAACCCGTTCGACCTGACGAAGGTGTGGCCGCACGGCGACTACCCCTTGATCGACGTGGGCCGGATGGTGCTGAACAAGAACCCCGATGACTACTTCGTCCACATCGAGCAGGCGGCCTTCGAGCCGTCGAACCTGGTGCCCGGAATCGGCCCGTCACCGGACAAGATGCTGCTCGGACGGCTGTTCTCGTACCCGGACACCCATCGCTACCGGATCGGTCCGAACTACGCGCAACTGCCGCCGAACCGGCCGCACTCCGCGGTGAACTCCTACGCCAAGGACGGTCCGATGCGGTACGTGCCGTCGAACGCCTCGATGCCGTACGCGCCGAACTCCTTCGGCGGGCCGGCCGCGGACGTGGACCGCTTCGGCGATCCGGCGGGCTGGGCGACGGCGGGCGACATGGTCCGCGAGGCGACCAGGCTGCACCGGGAGGACGACGACTGGGGCCAGGCGGGCACCCAGGTCCGTGAGGTGCTCGACGACGCGGCGCGCGACCGGCTGGTGGCGAATGTGTCCGGGCATCTGCTCCAGGGGGTGTCCCGGCCGATCCTGGACCGCGCCTTCCAGTACTGGCGCAACATCGACAAGGGGATCGGCGACCGGATCGCCAACAAGGTGAACGGCGGCTGA
- a CDS encoding SPFH domain-containing protein: protein MNATTAPHIDDVPQMPAPRVREFAAHSIGGGLALLLGLLGLALGVLTIVFGAMTGSPAVIATLVIVGSLITFGAFLAMCGLNMVAPGEARVVQLFGRYRGTIRTDGLRWVNPLTSRAKISTRVRNHETAVMKVNDAYGNPIELAAVVVWKVEDTAQALFEVDDFLEFVSTQTEAAVRHIAIEYPYDAHDEDGLSLRGNAEEITEKLAVELRARVEAAGVHIVESRFTHLAYAPEIASAMLQRQQAGAVVAARRLIVDGAVGMVEEAINRIGERDIVELDSERKAAMVSNLLVVLCGDRSAQPVLNTGTLYQ from the coding sequence ATGAATGCCACGACCGCTCCACACATCGACGACGTACCGCAGATGCCCGCGCCACGCGTGCGCGAGTTCGCCGCCCACAGCATCGGCGGCGGCCTCGCACTCCTGCTGGGTCTGCTCGGCCTGGCCCTGGGCGTCCTCACCATCGTGTTCGGCGCCATGACCGGCAGCCCCGCGGTGATCGCGACCCTGGTCATCGTCGGCAGCCTGATCACCTTCGGGGCGTTCCTCGCGATGTGCGGTCTGAACATGGTCGCGCCCGGCGAGGCCAGGGTCGTCCAACTCTTCGGCCGCTACCGCGGCACCATCCGCACCGACGGGCTGCGTTGGGTCAATCCGCTCACCTCCCGCGCGAAGATCTCCACCCGGGTGCGCAACCACGAGACCGCGGTGATGAAGGTCAACGACGCCTACGGCAACCCGATCGAGTTGGCCGCCGTCGTCGTGTGGAAGGTCGAGGACACCGCACAGGCACTGTTCGAGGTGGACGACTTCCTGGAGTTCGTCTCCACGCAGACCGAGGCCGCCGTGCGCCACATCGCCATCGAATACCCCTACGACGCCCACGACGAAGACGGTCTCTCCCTGCGGGGCAACGCCGAGGAGATCACGGAGAAGCTCGCCGTGGAACTGCGCGCCCGGGTCGAGGCAGCGGGTGTGCACATTGTCGAGTCCCGCTTCACCCATCTCGCATACGCTCCCGAGATCGCCTCCGCGATGCTCCAGCGCCAGCAGGCGGGCGCCGTGGTCGCAGCGCGCCGGCTGATCGTGGACGGTGCCGTGGGCATGGTGGAAGAGGCGATCAACCGAATCGGCGAGCGGGACATCGTGGAACTTGACTCGGAACGGAAGGCGGCGATGGTGTCCAATCTGCTGGTGGTGCTGTGCGGGGACCGCTCGGCCCAGCCGGTCCTCAACACGGGCACTCTGTACCAGTGA